A region of the Candidatus Bathyarchaeia archaeon genome:
TCCAACCTCCCAAGGGAAGCCCCTGAAGGGATAAAGCGTCCTTGGATCTTGATGTAGATCCACCAGCAGGACCCTAGGATCCCTGTAGAAGATTTCAGCCGTCCCATCGCCCGCGTGTGCATCCATGTCCAATATGAGGATCCGCTTGGCGCCGAGCCTCTCGAGGAGGTTCAAGGCGCATATGGCGACGTCGTTGAATACGCAAAACCCGGCCTCCCGATCGCGCCTCGCGTGATGTAGCCCCCCTCCCAATCCGAAGGCGACGCGATGGATTCCCTTGAAAACGAGCTCGCCGGCGCGCATGGAGCCTCCCACTATTAGCCTCGCAGCCTCATAGATCCCGGGTCTTAGAGGGGTATCCGGGTCCAACGACTCACCTCTTTCGATACGCCTTATCATTTCCTCGCTATGGGCTAGCAACAAGTCTCCCTCTCCGGCGGGCTCCGCGCCCACCACCTCGAACCTAGGATCGGATCCCAAGCCAGCGCCATAGAAGGCCCTCATGAACCTCTCGAAGCGATCCCCCCTGAACGGATGGCCTGGGCCGAAGTCGTAATTGGAGATTCCATCGTTATAGACTATGGCGTTGGCCTCGCTCAAAAATAGTTCCCCCTCCATGGGGGACGGGTGGATCTTTTCGGCAGAGGGATTAGGGCCTCTTCCTGAGGCGGATGAAGAGGACCCCGTTCTTGAGAGAGATTTCCATTGGCTCGCGCTCGACCTTATCCGGTAACGCTACATACCTCCTCAGCTTACAATTCTTCGAGTTGACCTTGACGTAGAGCGAGCCCTCCAATAGTTGGATATCCAGCTCATTGCGCTTCACCCCGGGGAGCTCGGCTACGACCATTATATACGGCCCATGCTCTATCACATCGAAGAGGAGGGATTCCGCGTCCAAACTCTCCTCCCAATTGGATGCATTGGATAATGACCTCGAAACTTGGGCCACTGGCGGGGAGGCGCTAAGGTTGACCAAGTCACCCGCCCTAGTCCTCCTCCACTCCCTTAGGATCGATCTCAGGATCCTCCTCAGCTCGGATGGGTTCTCCGAACAATGATATTCCAATGCCTCATCAATCTCCCCCTCGTCGGAGACATCGAATATCTTGGCGAGCTCGGACTTGACGTAATCCTCCGCCTCCAGTGGGATATATATTCCCAGCCTTAGGGCGACGTCCAATAAGGATGCCATATTCAGGTCCTCTGGATTAGATCGCGATGTTGGCTCTTAAAACCTTTTCCGAAAGATTTAAAATTGAGAGCTGCTCCGGGCGATCCTTCAGGACGTATATCTCATGTTCAAACTTGGCCTCTGATCCCCCGAGGGCTGCGGAAGGGGAGGCAGGGGCGGGGGTATCCCCAAGCTCCTGCTTATCAACACGGCCTCCGCCATGGCCGTGTTCGATATGGCCTGTATTAATTGAATGGGCGGGGGCTTCCTTTGGGAATAATCCTCCGCGATCCTCCTCAAAGATTCCGCATCGCCCACGACCTTTGCCCTTCCCTTTATGCTCATCAGGGCGATTGCGGGGGAGAAGCTCACGGATAGGAAGAAGGGCACCTCGATCGCGGACCCCTTTCGCTCCATATCTAGCATATTTATATTCACCAAGATCTGGACCTGAGGGGGGAGCGGCTTATCTATATCCCAAAGCCTCTCACCCGAGATGTTCGTTATGAATACATTTATCCGAACCACATCGCTTGTCCCTTCCGTGGGGCCCACCCCGCTCATTTCCCTTCGAACCTCTTGCCGCACCTAGGGCAGAACTTGGCATCCTCAGGGACCTTTAGCTTACAGCTTGGGCAAGTCCTCATCGGAATCGGCTCTATGTTGGCTTGGGGTTTAACGAATATGACATCGCCTATCTTCTCCACGCTACCGAAGGGGAGGAAGCCCTCATCTCCCCCTTCCCCTTGGATCAGAAGCGCCAATTTCCCATCCGTCGAATATGCCAAATCCTTCACTATGCCGATCCTCTTGGCCTCATGGTCTATTACTTCCTTCCCGGATAACTCCTCCCTTCTATGCCATTTGACCAAGGCGAATCCCCAAAACGGTTCCTGATTCTATATTGATTGCGCGATCCTCATATATTGGTTTTTCCCATACCCCTAGGATTCGACGATTAAGAGGACCCTTAACCTTGAGCTCGGATCTTGGAGCGCTCGGATAAGCCTCCGGGAGAGATTCCCAGCGGCTTTATCGGACCTCACCATGATCGTCCTAGGGCACTTGAAGGAACTCTTCCTAACAACCAAATCATCGGGATCCTCAAAGGTTAGCCCGGGATCCCCAAAGCCTTGGACGACCTCCTTGATCCCGCGCGCCTCCAAGACCATCTTGATCCTAGATCCCGGCGATTTGGCGATCGCCTTGAAGATCTCCGAGAGGCCCGACGCGGACTTGTTGGCCCTCACGCCTATTATGCAGTCGCCGCTGATTGAAAGCCATTCGTCCCTAGTGATCGCCAAGGTAGTCCTATGGGAGGCCCTTATATTCGGATGGCCGAAGGCCTCGATGAGCTCGAATGTCCTTGGCATATCCGCTCCCCCTTCGAATATTATTAAATGTGAGGGGTCCAAAACTATATCGGTGCCGGATGGGTTTGTCGAAAGAGGAGATGGCCCTCAGGAGGGAGCGGGCCATCGAGGCCCTCGTGAGGCAAGGCCTGCTTAAGAGGAGGGAAGTCATAGAGGCCTTCCGGAGGGTTCCGAGGGAGCTATTCCTCCCGGAGGAAGTCCGGGATGATGCCTACGTCGACGCCCCATTGCCCATAGGCTATGGCCAGACCACGAGCGCCCTCCATATGACCGCGATCTTCTGCGAATGCA
Encoded here:
- a CDS encoding DUF371 domain-containing protein; its protein translation is MPRTFELIEAFGHPNIRASHRTTLAITRDEWLSISGDCIIGVRANKSASGLSEIFKAIAKSPGSRIKMVLEARGIKEVVQGFGDPGLTFEDPDDLVVRKSSFKCPRTIMVRSDKAAGNLSRRLIRALQDPSSRLRVLLIVES
- a CDS encoding PRC-barrel domain-containing protein, which produces MVKWHRREELSGKEVIDHEAKRIGIVKDLAYSTDGKLALLIQGEGGDEGFLPFGSVEKIGDVIFVKPQANIEPIPMRTCPSCKLKVPEDAKFCPRCGKRFEGK
- a CDS encoding Hsp20 family protein, with product MASLLDVALRLGIYIPLEAEDYVKSELAKIFDVSDEGEIDEALEYHCSENPSELRRILRSILREWRRTRAGDLVNLSASPPVAQVSRSLSNASNWEESLDAESLLFDVIEHGPYIMVVAELPGVKRNELDIQLLEGSLYVKVNSKNCKLRRYVALPDKVEREPMEISLKNGVLFIRLRKRP